The Zea mays cultivar B73 chromosome 7, Zm-B73-REFERENCE-NAM-5.0, whole genome shotgun sequence DNA segment GTTAAGTACAATTTAAACCATTTTTGTTGATTGTAGTTGACTTGCTGTAATTTCTGGTTATAGTGTTTATCAAATGTACATACAGGAAGCTAGCACTGGTGCAGTGCCCAGTGATGTTCAAATATACCTTAGGGGGCACAGAGGACTAGATCCTGCAAATCCAGATGTGTTATGCAGCCAAAAGGCAACAGATCATGTGGTGAGTGTTTGGAAATGTTTGGTAGGTTctgtttatatggatttttgtatGTAAGATTGCATTATTCTTTTGTATGAGGCTGCATATGGCGAGGCGATGTCTAGTCAGCATGGACCAGACTATGACTGGAGGACCTCACCTATTGATCCTCAGGCTATGTATGCAAGTGGTGGAAAAGCTCATGGAAGGTGAGGACTCTACATATCTTATATTGTTTCATTGGTTGAGTGCAATACATATATTCTTAATCTGTCGTGAtgttacttgttttgtaggtacacaatgtttgctaacgtcatcgactcgagccaggtgagggttcagcgtggaggttcatcgaggtctgctgctcgtagctcccgtCGCTGCACTCAAGATCCAGCAGAAGTGGAGGAACTGCGAGAAGAACTTAGGCGACATCAGGATTAATTGAAGCAACAAGCTGCGCAACATGAATATTATGCTACACAGATTCAGCAACAGCAAACACtcatacaagtaagttcaaaagataatagctttcactttaagatatgtattgatttaaaacgctgatgtgaatgagttcgacaaatttgtagcaactagcacagGCCTAAGGGATACACGTCCCGGTGCCCCCAccactgtaacgccccgaattttgcagctgaattttttcttttctttactcgccaaaattcgggcgttaccttttctttttctttttcccttcgctaaaccttgaccttttccaaagttctagcgggattcggtttggatttcccgtgtaagaaaaaccctaaatactttatgttgtttgatgcaccatgccgaaccttgcatttcttttgattgctttgaaagtgcaaatgcattcatgtaggaagatcggatttcgaaaatgaggagaagatcttttctttctttttctctctctttctctctcctctttttctctttctcccgcgccgtgggccgaccccggccggcccagccgcccctggcgcccccccttgggcccaataggcccatgccgccccccacctcccctttttccccaaaccctctccctctccctctcatttttttcccctctctcattctctccctagccgccgcccctacccgccccctgccctagcgccgcccctgccctaagccgccgccgcccctgccggccgcccctgccggccgcccctcgccgtcgctccccaacgccggtgagccctcctccctctctccctcctccctccctctcccctccccctcctctctcctcgcccggccgcccgcctggccggcgCGCTCctggccgcgcccggccgcccgcccggccgcgcccccgcccctgcgtgctcggccgcccagccggccggttcaaccgcccctagggccggttcaaccccccccccctctgttttttttattttttttattttattttatttactttctgtgatcatagctattttattttaggtaagctaatcattgttcatgccattgaaataggaagtttaatttaaaattccgttatgctagttgattcatgtagttaattgtttacctcgtgcaatgttgatcaacttaaaatgattaggttcccactagtgcatataacggaattcttttgttaagaaccaattgtaattgatcgttagtgcataagatttaaccccctgcgagaccctttcccgtttctttctaaccataacaaatgcaatgtcaaatgtcatactcgatgcatattcgctttatttgtttccttgtatggtgtactgttcttttgtattaaatatgtggatgtatgtatgtttgcgctcgcatagagaacgatccggtcgaagagcccgaggaattcgcaggagaagcccctgagcagcagtcgtttggtggaggcaagtgtcctttgacc contains these protein-coding regions:
- the LOC109940741 gene encoding uncharacterized protein, which translates into the protein MSSQHGPDYDWRTSPIDPQAMYASGGKAHGRYTMFANVIDSSQVRVQRGGSSRSAARSSRRCTQDPAEVEELREELRRHQD